One genomic window of Macrobrachium rosenbergii isolate ZJJX-2024 chromosome 51, ASM4041242v1, whole genome shotgun sequence includes the following:
- the LOC136833257 gene encoding uncharacterized protein: protein MTATSADKQYWEEFIELYRQHPCLWKMKSKDYSDKGKRNKAYNVLAEKLRERDATATRVTVAKKINNLRSCFRKEIKKVEASVRSGASADDLYAPALWYYDLLLFLKDQETPGSSTSSINDEDDLTPAGKEGTSHDPSTTTTLPRSQERVPEKLNERAAADYGSDKVPMPKRHKSSAETCHTHPCQPACQQQRCCLHGESPLVQSSTEVRDEFNIFADYVASELRTVTDRKALALAKHNINTILFEATTGLYSKHNSNGD from the exons ATGACGGCCACGTCGGCAGATAAGCAATATTGGGAGGAGTTTATCGAACTTTACAGACAGCATCCTTGCCTGTGGAAGATGAAGAGCAAGGATTATTCGGACAAAGGAAAGCGCAACAAGGCTTACAACGTGTTGGCTGAAAAGTTGCGGGAGCGGGACGCGACGGCCACTCGAGTGACCGTGGCCAAGAAGATAAACAACCTCAGGAGTTGCTTCCGGAAGGAGATCAAGAAAGTCGAAGCCTCGGTGAGGTCGGGGGCTTCGGCGGATGACCTGTACGCCCCGGCGCTGTGGTACTACGACTTGCTGCTGTTTTTGAAGGACCAAGAAACACCGGGGTCGTCCACGTCCAGCATAAATGATGAG GATGACCTGACCCCTGCGGGCAAGGAGGGTACGTCCCATGACCCAAGTACGACCACAACTCTGCCCCGTAGTCAAGAGAGGGTGCCAGAGAAATTGAACGAACGAGCCGCTGCAGACTATGGCAGCGACAAAGTTCCCATGCCAAAGAGGCACAAATCATCTGCAGAAACGTGCCATACTCATCCCTGTCAGCCGGCTTGCCAGCAACAGCGCTGCTGCCTGCACGGAGAGTCTCCCCTCGTCCAGTCCTCCACAGAAGTCAGAGATGAGTTCAACA TCTTCGCAGACTACGTAGCGAGCGAGCTGAGGACTGTGACAGACAGGAAGGCTCTGGCCCTGGCGAAACACAACATCAACACCATCCTCTTTGAAGCAACGACTGGGCTGTACAGCAAACATAATTCTAACGGTGACTAG